From Bacteroidales bacterium, one genomic window encodes:
- a CDS encoding ABC transporter permease, producing the protein MKEFRRQYLQNAVRQMTTIFWNEVIRIFTDSGVMLILFIAGLGYPLLYSFVYYQESVSEIPVAIIDNDASAYSRKFSRELDATKEVQLRRCINMNEAEYLMGRRKVHAIIVLPKDFEKNRPGRTGAGNRLRICEYDQLLCLQKCGFCNKLHNAAGE; encoded by the coding sequence ATGAAAGAGTTCAGAAGACAATATTTGCAGAATGCCGTTAGACAAATGACCACCATTTTTTGGAATGAAGTGATCAGGATTTTTACGGATAGCGGTGTAATGCTGATATTATTTATTGCAGGACTGGGTTATCCTCTACTTTACAGTTTTGTATATTATCAAGAGTCCGTGAGTGAGATCCCTGTCGCGATAATAGATAATGACGCCTCCGCCTACAGCAGAAAATTTTCCAGAGAACTGGATGCCACAAAAGAGGTACAGCTAAGGCGTTGCATAAATATGAACGAGGCTGAGTATTTAATGGGGCGCAGAAAAGTTCATGCAATTATTGTACTTCCAAAAGATTTTGAAAAAAACCGTCCTGGACGGACAGGAGCAGGCAACCGTCTCCGTATATGTGAATATGACCAGCTTCTTTGTCTACAAAAGTGTGGCTTTTGCAATAAACTTCACAATGCTGCAGGAGAATAA
- a CDS encoding efflux RND transporter periplasmic adaptor subunit yields the protein MKKLQQSTISLLVGLGALILVIVVLGLIGWLTSKPQKIILQGEVEAREYRISSKVPGRIAQLLADEGDTVSKGQLVVLIDSPEVQAKVKQANAGSMAANAQNRKANQSARSELVQGAYEMWQKARVGSDIALKSYTRIQNLYNQEVVSAQKRDEVKAQYDAALATEKAAKSQYDMAIHGAQKEDRVMAMAQVEVANSNVTEVKTYLDEINLTAPAGGEITEVYPKVGELVGQGAPIMSIIDMNDVWFTFNVREDLLQGMDIGKTIKLKIPALGEDKVFTAKVYFINEMASYATWKATKVSGNFDAKTFEVRARPTEKIKGLRAGMSTIITEVLK from the coding sequence ATGAAAAAATTACAACAGAGTACAATCAGCTTGCTTGTAGGACTTGGAGCGCTGATACTTGTTATAGTTGTTCTTGGATTAATTGGATGGCTGACATCCAAACCGCAAAAGATTATCCTTCAGGGAGAAGTTGAGGCGCGTGAGTATAGAATATCCAGCAAGGTTCCTGGTAGAATTGCACAGCTCCTTGCAGACGAAGGAGATACTGTTTCCAAAGGCCAGCTTGTTGTATTAATTGACAGCCCGGAAGTTCAGGCAAAAGTTAAACAGGCTAATGCCGGAAGCATGGCGGCAAATGCGCAAAACCGTAAAGCAAATCAAAGTGCAAGAAGTGAACTTGTCCAGGGCGCTTATGAAATGTGGCAAAAAGCAAGAGTGGGTTCAGATATTGCCCTTAAATCTTATACCAGAATACAAAATCTGTATAATCAGGAGGTTGTCTCCGCACAGAAAAGAGATGAAGTAAAAGCACAGTATGATGCGGCGCTTGCAACTGAGAAAGCGGCTAAAAGTCAGTATGATATGGCTATTCACGGAGCGCAGAAAGAGGATAGAGTAATGGCCATGGCGCAAGTAGAAGTCGCAAACAGTAATGTTACAGAAGTTAAAACTTACCTGGATGAAATTAATCTTACGGCTCCCGCAGGAGGAGAAATTACAGAGGTATATCCAAAGGTTGGAGAGCTTGTTGGACAAGGAGCACCTATCATGAGCATCATAGACATGAATGATGTTTGGTTTACGTTTAACGTGAGAGAAGATTTGCTGCAGGGAATGGACATTGGCAAGACTATCAAGTTGAAAATACCCGCATTAGGAGAAGATAAGGTATTTACCGCCAAGGTTTATTTCATAAATGAGATGGCATCTTATGCAACTTGGAAGGCGACTAAAGTTTCAGGCAATTTTGATGCAAAAACTTTTGAGGTCCGCGCACGCCCCACAGAAAAAATTAAGGGTTTGAGAGCCGGAATGAGCACAATAATTACAGAAGTTCTTAAGTAA
- a CDS encoding ABC transporter permease encodes MLKNRVNDWLFGWLRMFKSIKEVLHREWKQMFSRPIYLFGTVLILSFCAIFFFSLFDEGLPNELPIGIVDRDNSSFSRMVRRNLDAEQGVRVVKIYSEYQAARKALQVGDIYGFIDIPNGAYRDILEGRRPKVGIYCEQGLMVPGNFTYKNFIYIGTVLDVGVRREILKAKGYPESGMMARLQPIKTDFHLIKNPWTNYGIYLTTILWPGLLQLCVLLMTVFSIGYELKMKTSRDWMSESHGSIFNALTGKLLPYTFIFVLMGIAFELLACRIMGYPIATHIWVMFLTITLLVFAAQAVGIFMIGLFPVLRDGLSFAALYGILSLSLAGMSFPVEYMLGVIQGWAVMFPLRQFFLIYVKEGIFAAGFNAVWLNYVGLLIFCLLPFTILKRLKRALIFQNYPLK; translated from the coding sequence TTGTTAAAGAATAGAGTAAACGATTGGTTATTTGGCTGGCTCCGAATGTTCAAAAGCATTAAGGAGGTCCTGCACAGAGAGTGGAAGCAAATGTTTAGCCGTCCAATCTATCTATTTGGTACTGTGTTGATTCTATCCTTCTGCGCTATCTTTTTCTTTTCTTTATTTGATGAAGGTTTACCAAATGAGTTGCCTATCGGAATTGTTGACAGAGATAATTCTTCTTTCTCCAGAATGGTGAGAAGAAATTTGGATGCAGAGCAGGGTGTCCGGGTTGTGAAGATATACTCGGAATATCAGGCAGCCAGAAAAGCGCTACAAGTTGGTGATATTTATGGTTTTATAGATATACCAAACGGAGCATACAGAGATATTCTTGAGGGACGCAGACCAAAGGTGGGAATCTATTGTGAGCAAGGCCTTATGGTGCCGGGAAATTTTACATATAAAAATTTCATCTACATAGGCACCGTTCTTGACGTAGGAGTGCGCAGAGAAATACTAAAAGCAAAAGGTTATCCCGAATCGGGCATGATGGCCCGCCTGCAGCCTATAAAAACCGATTTTCACCTGATTAAAAATCCATGGACAAATTACGGTATATATTTGACTACAATTCTATGGCCCGGACTTCTGCAACTTTGCGTATTGCTGATGACTGTTTTCTCCATTGGTTATGAACTAAAAATGAAGACAAGCCGGGATTGGATGTCGGAAAGCCATGGCTCAATCTTCAATGCCCTCACAGGAAAGTTGCTGCCCTACACCTTCATATTCGTGCTGATGGGAATTGCCTTTGAGTTGCTGGCGTGCAGAATAATGGGATACCCGATAGCCACGCATATATGGGTCATGTTCTTAACCATAACGCTGTTGGTATTTGCAGCACAGGCAGTTGGGATATTTATGATAGGTCTTTTCCCGGTCCTAAGAGACGGGCTAAGTTTTGCGGCACTGTACGGTATTCTCTCTCTGTCGCTTGCCGGAATGTCATTCCCCGTTGAATACATGCTCGGTGTAATTCAGGGATGGGCGGTTATGTTCCCTTTAAGACAATTCTTCCTGATATATGTGAAGGAAGGAATATTTGCAGCCGGTTTCAATGCCGTATGGCTTAACTACGTTGGTTTGCTGATATTTTGCCTGCTTCCGTTTACAATACTAAAAAGGCTTAAGAGAGCTTTAATATTCCAAAACTACCCGCTTAAATAG